One window of Bos mutus isolate GX-2022 chromosome 29, NWIPB_WYAK_1.1, whole genome shotgun sequence genomic DNA carries:
- the CCDC179 gene encoding coiled-coil domain-containing protein 179: MCLCCREDDSVQVNPESSSWRHPAEVTERQSTAKRIEHMRNLWRQKRKFNKRFSRPAPVPEPGLLVSAPLKLTDP; encoded by the exons ATGTGCCTGTGCTGTAGGGAGGACGACTCTGTCCAAGTCAACCCT GAAAGCTCGAGCTGGCGGCATCCTGCAGAAGTCACTGAAAGGCag TCCACAGCTAAACGTATTGAGCATATGAGAAACCTATGGAGACAGAAGAGGAAATTTAATAAACGGTTTTCAAGGCCTGCGCCTGTTCCAGAACCCGGACTTCTAGTAAGTGCTCCACTGAAATTAACAGATCCTTAA